Proteins from a genomic interval of Diospyros lotus cultivar Yz01 chromosome 6, ASM1463336v1, whole genome shotgun sequence:
- the LOC127803210 gene encoding pentatricopeptide repeat-containing protein At2g22410, mitochondrial-like isoform X1 has protein sequence MFLSLKRLTVCSRHKSALLIFNALHTTSLDPMLKSPPQESIQLLLDKCSTTTELKQIHARIILGGLSEEALTLGKLIAFCAVADSGDLRYGQAVFDQIAEPNRFMFNSLIRGYSGSDDPSEAISLYRKMVGSGISPNEFTLPFVLKACACESAYWEAVLVHGQAIKLGIGSQVCILNALISVYIGCGLTSGARKVFDDISDRTLVSWNSMIGGYSKLGCLKEAFLLFQEMRQLGIEPDGFTFVSLLSVSSQTRDLDFGRYVHLYIEITGTPTDIYVQNALVDMYAKSGDLHTAQELFDQIHNKNVVTWTSMISAYANHGLIECAEKIFDQMPMKNLVSWNSMISCYVREGHCRKAQDLFYKMCHKKVVPDENTLIILLSACSQLGDFVMGKKTHNYICRNNLLPSVSLCNALMDMYAKCGAIGIALDIFEQMSSEKSTVSWNVIVGALALHGYGYKAIEVFEKMQVDGISPDGITFTGLLSACSHCGLVDKGQYYFDSMTRIYGVQHEIEHYACMVDLLGRVGLLEKAIKLIGGMPIKPDVVVWGALLGACRICGYTGIGKLILKQLLELQPYSGGLYVLLSNIYCEAQRWEDVDKIRKLMKDRGIEKCIAISSIEIDGCIHEFMVDDKRYEGSDGIFVILEQLADHLKLVGCLSAILDEEEI, from the coding sequence ATGTTTCTTTCTCTTAAACGTTTGACGGTTTGTTCCCGCCACAAGAGCGCGCTCTTGATATTCAATGCTCTACACACCACCAGTTTGGATCCCATGCTCAAATCTCCACCACAAGAATCCATCCAACTCCTCCTAGACAAATGCTCAACCACGACAGAACTCAAGCAAATCCATGCCCGGATCATCCTCGGCGGACTCAGCGAAGAAGCCCTCACTCTTGGCAAGTTAATTGCTTTCTGTGCTGTTGCCGACTCTGGCGACCTCCGATATGGGCAGGCCGTGTTTGATCAAATAGCTGAACCCAATCGGTTCATGTTTAATAGTTTGATAAGAGGCTATTCAGGTAGTGATGACCCATCAGAGGCTATTTCACTCTACCGCAAAATGGTTGGTTCCGGCATTTCTCCGAATGAATTCACTCTCCCTTTTGTTCTCAAGGCGTGTGCATGCGAGTCGGCATATTGGGAAGCTGTGCTTGTTCACGGACAGGCAATTAAACTGGGTATCGGGTCCCAAGTTTGTATCCTGAACGCACTTATCAGTGTTTATATTGGTTGTGGGTTGACCTCTGGTGCCCGTAAAGTGTTTGACGATATTAGTGACAGAACTTTGGTGTCGTGGAATTCAATGATTGGTGGGTACTCTAAACTGGGTTGTCTGAAGGAAGCATTTTTGCTCTTTCAAGAAATGAGACAACTAGGAATAGAGCCTGATGGTTTTACGTTTGTAAGTCTCCTTTCTGTTTCTTCACAAACTCGTGATTTGGATTTTGGACGATACGTACACCTGTATATTGAGATTACGGGGACACCAACTGATATATATGTGCAGAATGCCCTTGTGGATATGTATGCTAAGTCTGGGGATCTGCATACAGCTCAAGAACTTTTTGatcaaatacataataaaaatgtgGTGACTTGGACGTCAATGATCAGTGCATATGCTAATCATGGGCTGATTGAATGTGCTGAGAAGATCTTTGACCAAATGCCGATGAAAAATCTGGTTTCTTGGAATTCCATGATTTCATGTTATGTCCGAGAAGGTCACTGCCGGAAAGCTCAGGATCTCTTCTACAAAATGTGTCATAAAAAGGTAGTTCCTGATGAAAATACTCTAATTATTTTGCTTTCAGCCTGTTCTCAACTAGGTGATTTTGTTATGGGAAAGAAAACTCACAACTATATCTGCAGAAACAATCTGTTACCAAGTGTTTCATTATGTAATGCTCTAATGGATATGTATGCAAAATGTGGCGCTATAGGAATTGCTTTAGACATCTTTGAACAGATGTCATCAGAAAAGAGCACTGTGTCATGGAATGTGATCGTTGGGGCCCTTGCATTGCATGGGTATGGATATAAAGCAATTGAGGTCTTTGAAAAGATGCAAGTTGACGGAATAAGTCCTGATGGAATCACCTTCACAGGGTTGCTTTCTGCATGTAGTCACTGTGGACTTGTAGACAAGGGGCAATATTACTTTGACAGTATGACCCGTATATATGGAGTGCAGCATGAAATTGAGCACTATGCCTGCATGGTGGATCTTCTTGGCCGAGTAGGCCTATTGGAAAAGGCAATTAAGCTGATAGGAGGGATGCCTATTAAGCCTGATGTTGTGGTTTGGGGTGCTCTGCTTGGTGCATGCAGGATTTGTGGTTATACTGGAATTGGAAAGCTAATTCTAAAACAGCTGTTAGAGCTGCAGCCATATAGTGGAGGCCTTTATGTGCTTCTCTCGAATATCTATTGTGAAGCTCAAAGATGGGAAGATGTAGACAAAATAAGGAAACTAATGAAAGACCGTGGAATTGAAAAGTGTATTGCCATTAGCTCTATTGAAATTGATGGATGTATTCATGAATTCATGGTTGATGACAAGAGATATGAAGGTTCAGATGGTATCTTTGTCATTCTTGAGCAATTAGCGGATCATCTTAAGTTAGTAGGGTGTTTAAGTGCAATTTTGGATGAAGAGGAAATATAG
- the LOC127804758 gene encoding oxygen-evolving enhancer protein 1, chloroplastic — protein MAASLQAAATFMQPTKLAVPGRTSVQLRPSQGLCKAFGAEQGTARFACSLQADLRGLAQKCADAAKVAGFALATSALVVSGASAEGVPKRLTYDEIQSKTYVEVKGTGTANQCPTIEGGVNKFAFKTGKYNMKKFCLEPTSFTVKAEGVGKNAPPEFQKTKLMTRLTYTLDEIEGPFEVSPDGTVKFEEKDGIDYAAVTVQLPGGERVPFLFTIKQLVASGKPESFGGEFLVPSYRGSSFLDPKGRGGSTGYDNAVALPAGGRGDEEELTKENIKNTSSSTGKITLSVTNSKPESGEVIGVFESIQPSDTDLGAKAPKDVKIQGIWYAQLES, from the exons ATGGCTGCCTCACTGCAAGCAGCGGCCACCTTCATGCAACCCACCAAGCTGGCTGTTCCAGGCCGGACCAGCGTGCAGCTGAGGCCTTCTCAGGGCTTGTGCAAGGCCTTTGGGGCTGAGCAGGGCACTGCCAGGTTCGCTTGCTCTCTGCAGGCTGACCTCAGAGGCTTGGCCCAGAAATGTGCCGATGCTGCCAAGGTTGCTGGATTTGCTCTTGCCACTTCTGCTCTTGTCGTCTCG GGAGCAAGTGCTGAGGGAGTACCAAAACGTCTGACCTATGATGAAATTCAGAGCAAGACATACGTAGAAGTGAAAGGAACTGGAACTGCAAACCAGTGCCCAACAATTGAAGGCGGTGTTAACAAATTCGCCTTCAAGACAGGCAAATACAACATGAAGAAATTCTGCTTGGAACCCACATCATTCACCGTGAAGGCTGAGGGTGTGGGCAAGAATGCCCCCCCTGAGTTCCAAAAGACCAAGCTCATGACCCGTTTAACCTACACCCTCGACGAGATTGAGGGGCCTTTCGAAGTATCACCTGATGGCACAGTTAAGTTTGAGGAGAAGGATGGAATCGACTATGCTGCTGTCACTGTTCAACTGCCAGGGGGTGAGCGTGTGCCCTTTCTCTTCACCATCAAGCAGCTGGTAGCATCTGGCAAACCAGAGAGCTTTGGTGGAGAGTTTCTGGTGCCATCATACCGGGGTTCATCTTTCTTGGACCCAAAGGGAAGAGGTGGATCTACAGGTTATGACAATGCAGTTGCACTGCCAGCAGGAGGGAGAGGAGATGAAGAGGAACTCACTAAGGAGAACATAAAGAACACTTCGTCATCAACAGGGAAGATCACCCTGAGTGTCACCAATAGCAAGCCTGAAAGTGGAGAGGTGATTGGAGTGTTTGAGAGCATTCAGCCATCTGACACCGATTTGGGAGCAAAGGCTCCAAAGGATGTGAAGATCCAGGGAATCTGGTATGCTCAGCTCGAGTCATAA
- the LOC127804627 gene encoding cold-regulated 413 plasma membrane protein 2-like, translated as MGRKMEYLAMQTDPGDLINSDINDLKIAATSLLMHLSKHGGLGLGTSLFKWVASFAAFYLLILDRTNWRTNMLTSLLVPYIFLSLPSSFFSFLRRDFGKWVALMAVVLRLFFPRHFPDCLEIPGSLILLVVVAPSFFAHTARDSWVGTVICLGIGCYLLQEHIRASGGFRNSFTQRHGVSNTLGIILLLVYPVWSLVIHFV; from the exons ATGGGGAGGAAAATGGAGTATCTGGCGATGCAGACAGACCCAGGGGATTTGATAAATTCGGACATAAATGACCTCAAGATCGCGGCCACGAGCCTGCTTATGCATCTCTCCAAGCACGGCGGTCTAGGGCTCGGTACTTCCTTGTTCAAATGGGTTGCCTCATTCGCTGCTTT TTACTTGCTGATATTGGATCGAACAAATTGGAGAACAAACATGCTGACTTCACTTCTAGTCCCTTACATCTTCTTAAGTCTTCCCTCATCctttttcagcttcttaag ACGTGATTTCGGGAAATGGGTTGCTCTCATGGCAGTTGTACTAAGGCTTTTCTTCCCCAGACATTTCCCAG ACTGCCTGGAGATACCCGGGTCGTTGATTCTGCTTGTAGTTGTGGCTCCCAGTTTCTTCGCGCACACGGCTAGGGACAGCTGGGTGGGCACCGTTATATGTCTTGGCATTGGTTGTTACCTTCTGCAAGAGCACATCAGGGCATCTGGTGGATTCAGAAACTCCTTCACACAAAGGCATGGTGTCTCAAACACGCTTGGCATCATCCTTTTGTTAGTTTATCCAGTCTGGTCGCTCGTCATCCACTTCGTGTAG
- the LOC127803216 gene encoding pentatricopeptide repeat-containing protein At1g20230-like produces MLSKLPSNLPPHLGLKFIKIYANSGDLRRARQLFDTISEPDLRTWTVIIDAYTKHGFPKEAVSLYAELQKKNIQPDKLLLLSVAKACAASSDLYKAKEINEDAIKFGFGPDLILGNALIDMYGKCRYSEGAKRVFARLPVKDVISWTSIAACYMNCGLPGEAVRAFHEMGLNGVRPNPVTLSSILPACSELKDLSSGRQIHGFIIRNEVGDNVFVNSALVNMYASCLSIKKAQLVFETMSQRDIVSWNAIITAHFLNGECENALCLFQQMITEGIKLDGASWNAVIGGCMQNGRTKEALQMLSQMQVLGFRPNQITITTLLPACTSLESLRGGKEIHGYAFRHWFFEDLTATTALVLTYAKCGDLELAHRLFNMMPRRDAVAWSTMISAHSMHGNGDEALSLFHKMLNSRIKPNAMTFTAVLSGCSHSRLVDEALSIFHSMSRDHLIEPDAEHYSCMVDVFSRAGRLEEAYDFIKNMPVQPSASAWGALLGACRVYKNVDLGRLAAKQLLQIEPKNPGNYVILSNILVTAKLWGEASETRKLMRDRGVKKIPGSSWVQVRNKVYTFVAGDKKIDQSDEIDRFLDELGQKMRVAGYMPNTEFVLQDVDQEEKEDLLCNHSEKLAVAFGILNLNGASSIRVFKNLRICGDCHSAIKFIAKIVGVQIIVRDSLRFHHFKDGFCSCRDFW; encoded by the coding sequence ATGCTTTCGAAGTTGCCCTCTAACCTTCCACCTCATCTGGGTCTCAAGTTCATCAAGATATACGCTAATTCTGGGGACTTACGTCGCGCACGCCAGTTGTTTGACACAATTTCTGAACCAGATTTGCGCACATGGACTGTCATAATAGATGCATATACAAAACATGGTTTCCCAAAGGAAGCAGTAAGCCTATACGCAGAATTGCAGAAAAAGAACATCCAACCAGATAAATTGCTACTTTTGTCAGTTGCCAAGGCATGCGCTGCTTCATCTGATCTTTACAAAGCAAAAGAGATTAATGAAGACGCAATCAAATTTGGCTTTGGGCCAGATCTTATCTTGGGTAATGCATTGATTGATATGTATGGAAAATGCAGATACTCTGAAGGGGCAAAAAGGGTTTTTGCTCGTTTGCCTGTAAAAGATGTGATTTCATGGACTTCCATTGCTGCATGCTACATGAACTGTGGGCTGCCTGGGGAGGCTGTTCGAGCCTTCCACGAGATGGGATTAAATGGTGTGAGACCTAATCCAGTTACACTGTCTTCCATTCTTCCTGCCTGCTCAGAGTTGAAGGATTTGAGTTCTGGTAGACAGATTCATGGTTTTATCATAAGAAACGAAGTGGGGGACAATGTATTTGTGAATAGCGCTCTTGTAAATATGTACGCTAGCTGTTTAAGCATCAAGAAAGCTCAGTTGGTATTTGAAACCATGTCTCAGAGGGATATTGTATCCTGGAATGCTATCATTACAGCACACTTCTTAAATGGAGAATGTGAGAATGCTCTTTGTCTATTCCAACAAATGATAACCGAAGGGATCAAGTTAGATGGTGCTTCTTGGAATGCTGTTATTGGTGGGTGTATGCAAAATGGGCGAACCAAAGAAGCACTGCAGATGCTGAGCCAAATGCAAGTTCTGGGATTCAGACCCAATCAAATCACAATTACTACTCTTTTACCTGCCTGCACTTCTTTAGAAAGCTTAAGGGGTGGCAAGGAGATCCATGGATATGCATTTAGGCATTGGTTTTTTGAGGACTTAACAGCCACCACCGCTCTGGTTTTAACATATGCTAAATGTGGGGACTTGGAACTTGCTCATAGGCTTTTCAATATGATGCCTAGAAGAGATGCTGTTGCTTGGAGCACTATGATTTCTGCACATTCAATGCATGGAAATGGAGACGAAGCCTTGTCACTCTTTCACAAAATGTTAAACTCAAGAATCAAACCCAATGCCATGACTTTCACTGCTGTTTTGTCCGGTTGTAGCCATTCAAGACTTGTTGATGAAGCCCTCTCAATTTTTCACTCAATGAGTAGGGATCACTTGATTGAACCTGATGCTGAGCACTACTCATGTATGGTTGATGTATTTAGTCGTGCTGGTCGCTTAGAAGAAGCATATGATTTCATTAAAAACATGCCTGTTCAACCATCAGCTAGTGCTTGGGGAGCGTTGCTCGGTGCATGTAGAGTTTATAAGAATGTTGATTTGGGAAGACTTGCAGCTAAACAGCTACTTCAGATTGAACCAAAAAACCCTGGAAACTATGTAATATTATCAAACATCTTGGTTACTGCCAAACTATGGGGAGAGGCCTCAGAGACTAGGAAACTGATGAGAGACAGAGGAGTTAAAAAAATTCCTGGTTCTAGTTGGGTGCAGGTGAGAAATAAAGTTTACACTTTCGTTGCAGGTGATAAAAAGATTGATCAAAGCGATGAGATTGACAGATTTTTGGATGAGTTGGGTCAGAAGATGAGGGTAGCAGGGTATATGCCCAATACTGAATTTGTTTTGCAAGATGTGGATcaagaggagaaagaagatcTTTTGTGCAATCACAGCGAGAAGCTTGCTGTTGCTTTTGGGATACTCAATTTGAATGGAGCCTCATCAATTCGGGTGTTTAAGAACTTGAGAATATGTGGAGACTGTCACAGCGCTATTAAGTTTATTGCCAAGATTGTTGGTGTGCAAATCATTGTCAGAGATTCACTAAGGTTTCACCATTTCAAAGATGGGTTTTGTTCCTGTCGAGACTTTTGGTGA
- the LOC127803210 gene encoding pentatricopeptide repeat-containing protein At3g29230-like isoform X2, with product MFLSLKRLTVCSRHKSALLIFNALHTTSLDPMLKSPPQESIQLLLDKCSTTTELKQIHARIILGGLSEEALTLGKLIAFCAVADSGDLRYGQAVFDQIAEPNRFMFNSLIRGYSGSDDPSEAISLYRKMVGSGISPNEFTLPFVLKACACESAYWEAVLVHGQAIKLGIGSQVCILNALISVYIGCGLTSGARKVFDDISDRTLVSWNSMIGGYSKLGCLKEAFLLFQEMRQLGIEPDGFTFNALVDMYAKSGDLHTAQELFDQIHNKNVVTWTSMISAYANHGLIECAEKIFDQMPMKNLVSWNSMISCYVREGHCRKAQDLFYKMCHKKVVPDENTLIILLSACSQLGDFVMGKKTHNYICRNNLLPSVSLCNALMDMYAKCGAIGIALDIFEQMSSEKSTVSWNVIVGALALHGYGYKAIEVFEKMQVDGISPDGITFTGLLSACSHCGLVDKGQYYFDSMTRIYGVQHEIEHYACMVDLLGRVGLLEKAIKLIGGMPIKPDVVVWGALLGACRICGYTGIGKLILKQLLELQPYSGGLYVLLSNIYCEAQRWEDVDKIRKLMKDRGIEKCIAISSIEIDGCIHEFMVDDKRYEGSDGIFVILEQLADHLKLVGCLSAILDEEEI from the exons ATGTTTCTTTCTCTTAAACGTTTGACGGTTTGTTCCCGCCACAAGAGCGCGCTCTTGATATTCAATGCTCTACACACCACCAGTTTGGATCCCATGCTCAAATCTCCACCACAAGAATCCATCCAACTCCTCCTAGACAAATGCTCAACCACGACAGAACTCAAGCAAATCCATGCCCGGATCATCCTCGGCGGACTCAGCGAAGAAGCCCTCACTCTTGGCAAGTTAATTGCTTTCTGTGCTGTTGCCGACTCTGGCGACCTCCGATATGGGCAGGCCGTGTTTGATCAAATAGCTGAACCCAATCGGTTCATGTTTAATAGTTTGATAAGAGGCTATTCAGGTAGTGATGACCCATCAGAGGCTATTTCACTCTACCGCAAAATGGTTGGTTCCGGCATTTCTCCGAATGAATTCACTCTCCCTTTTGTTCTCAAGGCGTGTGCATGCGAGTCGGCATATTGGGAAGCTGTGCTTGTTCACGGACAGGCAATTAAACTGGGTATCGGGTCCCAAGTTTGTATCCTGAACGCACTTATCAGTGTTTATATTGGTTGTGGGTTGACCTCTGGTGCCCGTAAAGTGTTTGACGATATTAGTGACAGAACTTTGGTGTCGTGGAATTCAATGATTGGTGGGTACTCTAAACTGGGTTGTCTGAAGGAAGCATTTTTGCTCTTTCAAGAAATGAGACAACTAGGAATAGAGCCTGATGGTTTTACGTTT AATGCCCTTGTGGATATGTATGCTAAGTCTGGGGATCTGCATACAGCTCAAGAACTTTTTGatcaaatacataataaaaatgtgGTGACTTGGACGTCAATGATCAGTGCATATGCTAATCATGGGCTGATTGAATGTGCTGAGAAGATCTTTGACCAAATGCCGATGAAAAATCTGGTTTCTTGGAATTCCATGATTTCATGTTATGTCCGAGAAGGTCACTGCCGGAAAGCTCAGGATCTCTTCTACAAAATGTGTCATAAAAAGGTAGTTCCTGATGAAAATACTCTAATTATTTTGCTTTCAGCCTGTTCTCAACTAGGTGATTTTGTTATGGGAAAGAAAACTCACAACTATATCTGCAGAAACAATCTGTTACCAAGTGTTTCATTATGTAATGCTCTAATGGATATGTATGCAAAATGTGGCGCTATAGGAATTGCTTTAGACATCTTTGAACAGATGTCATCAGAAAAGAGCACTGTGTCATGGAATGTGATCGTTGGGGCCCTTGCATTGCATGGGTATGGATATAAAGCAATTGAGGTCTTTGAAAAGATGCAAGTTGACGGAATAAGTCCTGATGGAATCACCTTCACAGGGTTGCTTTCTGCATGTAGTCACTGTGGACTTGTAGACAAGGGGCAATATTACTTTGACAGTATGACCCGTATATATGGAGTGCAGCATGAAATTGAGCACTATGCCTGCATGGTGGATCTTCTTGGCCGAGTAGGCCTATTGGAAAAGGCAATTAAGCTGATAGGAGGGATGCCTATTAAGCCTGATGTTGTGGTTTGGGGTGCTCTGCTTGGTGCATGCAGGATTTGTGGTTATACTGGAATTGGAAAGCTAATTCTAAAACAGCTGTTAGAGCTGCAGCCATATAGTGGAGGCCTTTATGTGCTTCTCTCGAATATCTATTGTGAAGCTCAAAGATGGGAAGATGTAGACAAAATAAGGAAACTAATGAAAGACCGTGGAATTGAAAAGTGTATTGCCATTAGCTCTATTGAAATTGATGGATGTATTCATGAATTCATGGTTGATGACAAGAGATATGAAGGTTCAGATGGTATCTTTGTCATTCTTGAGCAATTAGCGGATCATCTTAAGTTAGTAGGGTGTTTAAGTGCAATTTTGGATGAAGAGGAAATATAG
- the LOC127804626 gene encoding BTB/POZ domain-containing protein At5g66560, translated as MAAEKTSSSKGQAWFCTTGLPSDVVIEVDDMTFHLHKFPLMSKSKRLHELITEQETNPTAARVQNSSASAAAGGGENDGQEEIEEEEEQEEEEDAYFQISLPEFPGGSEAFETAAKFCYGVKIELSSSNVAPLRCAGEVLEMTEEYSEDNLISRTERFLSQSVLKNIKDSIRTLKSCERLMPLAETLGIVQRCIDSIAARASSSDPSLFGWPVNEKAGNGRSTAASVGAETLGRRKTTGADSWFDELALLNLPLYKRLIFALKARDLSPEIIENCLIYYAKRYIPGISRSNRKPSSSSIPSENEQRELLETVIVNLPLEKSSGSSTATRLLFGLLRTANILNVPESCRAALEKKIGSQLEQATLDDLLIPSYSYLNETLYDVDCIERILGCFLEGLEERSAARIEGEEENSGVRSAALMLVGKLIDGYLSEIASDANLKPDKFYELAVSLPDHARLFDDGLYRAVDVYLKAHPSIPDPDREKICGVIDCQKLTLEACTHAAQNERLPLRAVIQVLFFEQLQLRQAIAGTLLSADVGAEDIQRTSNPLAGGDEVERSVAVTGDQEAAQEGESNTWRSAVRENQMLRLDMDSMRSRVQELERECSSMRRAIEKIEKPRPKPAPRGAGGGSGGWRGSLSKSFGCKFKTQVCDSHEPTVVEARKGRNHHHHPHHQ; from the exons ATGGCCGCCGAGAAGACTTCGAGTTCGAAGGGCCAGGCGTG GTTTTGTACCACTGGGTTACCAAGTGACGTTGTCATCGAAGTCGATGACATGACCTTCCATCTCCATAAG TTCCCTCTAATGTCGAAAAGTAAGAGGCTTCACGAGCTGATTACTGAGCAAGAGACGAATCCTACTGCTGCTAGAGTCCAAAATTCCTCTGCATCTGCAGCCGCAGGAGGGGGAGAAAATGACGGTCAGGAagagatagaagaagaagaagagcaagaagaggaagaggacgCCTATTTCCAAATCTCTCTCCCGGAGTTCCCGGGCGGCTCCGAGGCGTTCGAGACCGCAGCCAAGTTCTGCTATGGCGTTAAGATTGAGCTCTCGTCTTCAAACGTCGCTCCTCTCCGCTGCGCCGGAGAGGTTCTGGAGATGACCGAAGAGTACTCCGAAGACAACCTCATCTCCAGAACTGAGAGGTTTCTCTCTCAATCTGTCCTAAAAAACATCAAGGATTCCATCAGAACCCTAAAGTCATGCGAGCGATTGATGCCTCTGGCAGAGACCCTCGGCATTGTTCAGAGGTGCATTGACTCAATCGCTGCCAGGGCTTCCTCCTCCGATCCGTCGTTGTTCGGGTGGCCTGTCAATGAAAAGGCCGGAAATGGACGGAGTACTGCTGCTTCCGTCGGAGCTGAAACTCTTGGTCGTCGGAAAACCACTGGTGCAGACTCTTGGTTTGATGAACTGGCACTTCTGAATCTACCGCTATATAAACGCTTGATTTTTGCGCTGAAAGCTCGAGATCTGAGTCCAGAGATTATCGAGAACTGTCTCATTTACTATGCTAAGAGATATATTCCAGGCATTTCTCGTTCTAATCGGAAGCCATCTTCGTCGTCTATTCCTTCAGAGAATGAACAGAGAGAGCTCCTGGAAACAGTAATTGTTAATCTGCCACTGGAGAAGAGCTCTGGATCTTCAACTGCAACGAGACTTTTATTTGGATTGTTGAGGACTGCAAACATATTAAACGTTCCGGAAAGTTGCAGAGCCgcattagagaaaaaaattggatcACAGCTCGAGCAAGCGACACTAGACGACCTTCTCATACCTAGCTATTCGTATCTGAACGAGACGCTCTACGACGTCGATTGCATTGAGAGGATCCTAGGCTGCTTTCTAGAAGGCTTGGAAGAGAGATCGGCAGCGAGAATCGAAGGTGAGGAAGAGAATAGCGGCGTCCGGTCAGCAGCTCTGATGCTAGTTGGCAAACTGATCGACGGCTACTTGTCGGAGATCGCTTCCGATGCCAATTTGAAGCCGGACAAGTTTTACGAACTCGCCGTTTCTTTGCCTGACCACGCCAGGCTCTTTGACGACGGTCTCTACAGAGCCGTGGACGTCTACCTTAAG GCGCATCCTTCGATACCGGACCCGGACAGGGAGAAGATCTGCGGCGTGATTGACTGTCAGAAACTAACGCTAGAGGCGTGCACACACGCGGCGCAGAACGAGAGGCTTCCGCTGCGGGCAGTAATTCAGGTGCTCTTCTTCGAGCAGCTGCAGCTCCGGCAGGCCATTGCCGGAACGCTCCTATCGGCCGACGTAGGGGCGGAGGATATCCAACGGACGTCAAATCCGCTGGCGGGGGGAGATGAAGTAGAAAGAAGCGTGGCTGTGACGGGGGATCAGGAGGCGGCGCAAGAAGGCGAGAGCAACACGTGGAGATCGGCGGTGAGGGAGAATCAGATGTTGAGGCTGGACATGGATAGCATGAGGTCGAGAGTGCAGGAGCTGGAGCGTGAGTGTTCGTCAATGAGGAGAGCGATTGAGAAGATCGAGAAGCCGAGGCCGAAGCCGGCCCCACGGGGCGCAGGCGGAGGGAGCGGAGGCTGGAGGGGCTCGCTTTCGAAGAGTTTCGGGTGCAAGTTCAAGACGCAAGTGTGTGACTCGCATGAACCCACGGTGGTAGAAGCCAGGAAAGGACgaaaccaccaccaccacccccATCATCAATAG